One part of the Mariniflexile litorale genome encodes these proteins:
- the accB gene encoding acetyl-CoA carboxylase biotin carboxyl carrier protein encodes MDIKEIQNLIKFVAKSGASEVKLEMDDIKITIKTGSDPETTAVHYAPVTTQMPQMHAPVTEAKSTTEGAVPVAQATEDSKYITIKSPIIGTFYRKPSPDKPLFVEVGQTIAEGDVLCIIEAMKLFNEIESEVSGKVVKILVDDSSPVEFDQPLFLVDPS; translated from the coding sequence ATGGATATTAAAGAAATTCAAAACTTAATCAAATTTGTTGCCAAATCAGGGGCAAGTGAGGTTAAATTAGAAATGGATGATATTAAAATCACCATAAAAACAGGGTCAGACCCAGAAACAACAGCCGTTCATTATGCACCAGTAACAACTCAAATGCCTCAAATGCATGCACCAGTTACTGAAGCAAAATCAACTACCGAAGGTGCTGTACCTGTAGCTCAAGCAACGGAAGACTCAAAATACATCACTATAAAATCGCCTATTATTGGAACTTTTTATAGAAAACCATCACCTGACAAGCCTTTATTTGTTGAGGTTGGGCAAACCATTGCAGAAGGTGATGTGCTTTGTATTATAGAAGCGATGAAACTTTTTAACGAAATTGAATCTGAAGTTTCCGGAAAAGTGGTTAAAATATTAGTTGATGATTCATCACCTGTAGAATTCGATCAACCATTATTTTTGGTAGACCCATCTTAA
- the accC gene encoding acetyl-CoA carboxylase biotin carboxylase subunit, which produces MFKKILIANRGEIALRVIRTCKEMGIKTVAVYSTADAESLHVKFADEAVCIGPPSSSLSYLKMSNIIAAAEITNADAIHPGYGFLSENAKFSKICEEHGIKFIGASPEMIDRMGDKANAKTTMIAAGVPCVPGSEGIIKSFEECEKIAKTTGYPVMLKASAGGGGKGMRGVFKPENLRDAWDSARQESKAAFGNDDMYMEKLIEEPRHIEIQIVGDSTGRACHLSERDCSIQRRHQKLTEETPSPFMTDELREKMGAAAVKAAEYIKYEGAGTIEFLVDKHRNFYFMEMNTRIQVEHPITEQVIDFDLIREQILVAAGVPISGKNYLPKLHSIECRINAEDPFNGFRPSPGTITTLHAPGGHGVRLDTHVYAGYTIPPNYDSMIAKLITTAQTREEAINKMKRALDEFVIEGVKTTIPFHRQLMDHPDYLAGNYTTKFMEDFVMEKQIEE; this is translated from the coding sequence ATGTTTAAAAAAATATTGATTGCCAATAGAGGGGAAATAGCACTGCGTGTTATTAGAACCTGTAAAGAAATGGGCATAAAAACAGTGGCAGTATATTCTACCGCTGATGCTGAAAGTTTGCATGTTAAGTTTGCAGATGAAGCTGTTTGTATAGGACCACCATCTAGTAGTTTATCATATTTAAAAATGTCTAACATTATAGCAGCGGCCGAAATTACCAATGCAGATGCTATACATCCAGGTTACGGATTTTTATCAGAAAACGCTAAATTTTCAAAAATTTGTGAAGAACACGGAATAAAATTTATTGGTGCTTCTCCAGAAATGATTGATAGGATGGGAGACAAAGCCAATGCAAAAACGACTATGATTGCTGCAGGCGTGCCTTGTGTTCCAGGAAGTGAAGGGATTATAAAGTCATTCGAAGAATGTGAAAAAATCGCTAAAACTACAGGATATCCAGTCATGCTTAAAGCTTCTGCTGGAGGCGGAGGAAAAGGAATGAGAGGCGTTTTTAAACCTGAAAATTTAAGAGACGCTTGGGATTCTGCACGCCAAGAAAGTAAAGCTGCTTTTGGCAATGACGATATGTACATGGAGAAACTTATTGAAGAACCAAGACATATTGAAATTCAAATTGTAGGAGATTCTACAGGAAGAGCATGTCATCTATCTGAAAGAGATTGCTCCATTCAACGTCGTCATCAAAAGTTAACTGAAGAAACTCCTTCACCATTTATGACTGATGAACTTCGAGAAAAAATGGGAGCTGCAGCTGTAAAAGCAGCAGAATATATTAAATACGAAGGCGCAGGAACTATTGAATTTTTAGTAGATAAGCACCGCAATTTCTATTTTATGGAAATGAATACGCGTATTCAAGTAGAACATCCAATTACAGAACAAGTTATCGATTTCGATTTAATTCGCGAACAAATTCTTGTGGCTGCTGGCGTGCCAATTTCAGGTAAAAATTATTTGCCAAAATTACATTCTATTGAATGTCGTATTAATGCCGAAGACCCGTTTAATGGGTTTAGACCATCACCAGGAACTATTACAACATTGCATGCGCCAGGAGGTCATGGTGTACGTTTAGATACGCATGTATATGCTGGTTATACGATTCCGCCAAATTACGATTCAATGATTGCTAAGTTAATAACAACAGCGCAAACTAGAGAAGAAGCTATTAATAAAATGAAGCGCGCTTTAGATGAATTTGTAATTGAAGGGGTAAAAACCACGATACCATTCCACAGACAATTAATGGATCACCCAGATTATTTAGCTGGAAATTACACGACCAAGTTTATGGAAGATTTTGTAATGGAAAAACAAATTGAAGAATAA
- the mtgA gene encoding monofunctional biosynthetic peptidoglycan transglycosylase, with protein MKKIFRFLFKSLLWFFAISIGLVILFKWLPIPITPLMVIRTVEQKKEGKDIVWKHDWESIDNISKNLQLAVICSEDQDFLNHHGFDMKAIEKALEYNKKGKKTRGASTISQQTAKNVFLWPNRSWLRKGLEAYFTFLIELIWSKERIMEVYLNSIEMGNGIYGAEAAAQHWFKRPAANLRQQEAAAIAAILPSPLRYRANPATNYIQGRKNWIIRQMHFFGPLNYN; from the coding sequence ATGAAAAAGATATTTAGGTTTTTATTTAAAAGTCTCCTTTGGTTTTTTGCTATTTCAATAGGCTTAGTTATTCTATTTAAATGGTTGCCTATTCCAATAACACCTTTAATGGTTATAAGAACTGTTGAGCAAAAAAAGGAAGGAAAAGATATAGTGTGGAAACATGATTGGGAGTCTATTGATAATATTTCTAAAAACCTGCAACTAGCAGTTATATGTAGTGAGGATCAAGACTTTTTAAACCATCATGGGTTTGATATGAAGGCGATTGAAAAAGCCTTGGAATACAATAAAAAAGGTAAGAAAACGAGAGGCGCTAGCACCATTAGCCAGCAAACTGCTAAAAATGTTTTTCTTTGGCCAAATAGGAGCTGGTTACGTAAAGGACTAGAAGCTTATTTTACATTTTTAATAGAATTAATTTGGTCTAAAGAACGAATCATGGAAGTGTATTTAAATAGTATTGAAATGGGTAATGGTATTTATGGAGCTGAAGCTGCTGCACAACATTGGTTTAAACGACCAGCGGCTAATTTACGGCAACAAGAAGCTGCTGCTATTGCTGCCATTCTTCCAAGTCCGTTAAGATATAGAGCAAATCCAGCTACCAATTATATTCAAGGTAGAAAGAATTGGATAATCCGGCAAATGCATTTTTTTGGTCCTTTAAATTACAATTAA
- a CDS encoding 3-oxoacyl-ACP synthase, which yields MGSSSTIKEYLYAQCVDFVEHRFQTIQNTIQEIQESLLSETKSSAGDKHETGRAMLQLEREKAGNQLAEIQKIKEIFSKIDISKTSKTIGLGSLVYTTNSNYFIGISAGELSVDSTKFYAISANTPIGQLLMGKTIGEEIVFRGQNFVVKEVL from the coding sequence ATGGGTTCAAGCTCGACCATTAAAGAATATTTGTATGCGCAATGTGTAGATTTTGTTGAACACAGGTTTCAAACGATTCAAAACACCATTCAAGAAATTCAGGAATCGTTGCTTTCTGAAACTAAAAGTAGCGCGGGCGATAAACACGAAACAGGGCGCGCTATGTTGCAACTGGAACGTGAAAAAGCAGGGAATCAGCTTGCAGAAATTCAGAAAATTAAAGAGATTTTTTCTAAAATAGATATTTCTAAAACTTCAAAAACTATTGGCCTAGGGAGTCTTGTTTATACCACAAACTCTAATTATTTTATTGGAATAAGCGCTGGCGAATTATCGGTAGATTCAACAAAATTTTATGCTATTTCTGCTAATACACCTATTGGGCAATTATTAATGGGAAAAACAATTGGAGAAGAAATTGTTTTTAGAGGACAGAACTTTGTTGTAAAAGAAGTCCTTTAG
- a CDS encoding ABC transporter ATP-binding protein translates to MLQVNNLTFQYKKQPILKDISFSVKTGEHFSIIGESGSGKSTLLKLLYGTYDLNEGNIFWKDNEILGPKHNLIIGPEYMKYVAQEFDLMPFITVAENIGAYLSNFYPEEKQARTNELLEVVELQAYAHIKVKELSGGQKQRVAIARAIAKQPEVLLLDEPFSHIDNFKKQSLRRSLFKYLKEKKITCIVATHDKDDVLSFSDHMMVLHDAKIMIKGTPQQLYKNPEDKLIASFFGEFNVINGGIIYANQLKIVDTSNLKAVVKKSYYKGYYYLIEADLDGNNVFFEHKKVLKKGLPICLSIYNNL, encoded by the coding sequence ATGCTACAAGTAAACAACCTAACTTTCCAATATAAAAAACAACCCATTTTAAAGGATATTAGTTTTTCTGTTAAAACAGGTGAGCATTTCTCTATTATTGGTGAAAGCGGTTCTGGAAAAAGCACGCTTTTGAAGTTGCTTTACGGCACTTATGATTTAAATGAAGGTAACATTTTCTGGAAAGACAATGAAATTTTAGGACCTAAACACAATCTCATTATCGGACCTGAATATATGAAATATGTGGCTCAAGAATTCGATTTGATGCCTTTTATTACTGTTGCTGAAAATATTGGAGCCTATCTTTCAAATTTTTATCCTGAAGAAAAACAAGCTCGTACAAACGAACTTTTAGAAGTTGTTGAATTACAAGCTTACGCACATATTAAAGTTAAAGAATTAAGTGGCGGACAAAAACAACGCGTTGCTATTGCCCGTGCAATTGCAAAACAACCCGAAGTTTTATTACTCGATGAGCCGTTTAGCCATATTGATAATTTTAAAAAACAGTCGTTACGACGCAGTCTTTTTAAATATTTAAAAGAAAAGAAAATTACTTGTATTGTTGCTACGCATGATAAAGATGATGTACTGTCCTTTTCAGACCATATGATGGTATTGCACGATGCTAAGATTATGATAAAAGGCACGCCCCAACAACTTTATAAAAACCCAGAAGACAAATTGATTGCTTCATTTTTTGGCGAGTTTAATGTAATTAATGGAGGAATTATATATGCCAACCAATTAAAAATAGTTGATACATCGAACTTAAAAGCCGTTGTAAAAAAATCTTATTATAAAGGTTATTATTATTTAATTGAAGCTGATTTAGATGGTAATAATGTATTTTTTGAACACAAAAAAGTACTTAAAAAAGGATTACCTATTTGTCTTTCCATTTATAATAACCTCTAA
- a CDS encoding prolyl oligopeptidase family serine peptidase: MNKLIICFIAILSFKTCQKDFTEKKDSLVNYPKTKTVNATDTYFDIEIKDPYRWLEDDQSKETEAWVQAQNECTSNYLKQIPYINELKERLSEIWNYEKIGAPFIEGGYTYFSKNDGLQNQNVLYRKKENGKDELFLDPNTFSKNGTTSLDALSFSKDGSLLAYSISEGGSDWRKVIILNTETKQPIEDTLIDVKFTQISWFKNEGFYYSSYDKPKGSELSAKTDQHKVYYHKLGTSQSEDALIYGGKPEEKHRYIYANVTEDNRYLIITPRISTSGNKLFIKDLSNKNSPLITILNHTDSDSYVIENKGSKLFIVTNLNTPNKKIVSVDASNPTPDYWVDVIPETEFVLNPSKGSGYFFANYMVDAISKVKQYDYQGNLIKEIELPGLGTADGFRGKAEDAVLYYVFTNYNTPSNIYKFNPKTGNTSLYWKPKIEFDSDAYESEQVFYTSKDGTKIPMIITHKKGLKLNDKNPTILYGYGGFNISLTPAFSIPNAVWMEQGGILAVPNLRGGGEYGKKWHDAGTQMKKQNVFDDFIAAAEYLISNNYTSSDYLAIRGGSNGGLLVGAVMTQRPNLAKVALPAVGVLDMLRYHTFTAGAGWAYDYGTAEDSKEMFEYLKNYSPVHNVKTGVPYPATLITTGDHDDRVVPAHSFKFAAELQNKQTGNNPTLIRIETDAGHGAGTPVSKTIEQYADVFGFTLFNMGFKELPNKIKN, translated from the coding sequence ATGAATAAATTAATAATCTGTTTTATAGCCATACTAAGTTTTAAGACTTGTCAAAAAGATTTTACAGAAAAAAAAGACTCCCTTGTGAATTACCCTAAAACAAAAACTGTTAATGCCACTGATACTTACTTTGATATAGAAATAAAAGACCCTTATCGCTGGTTGGAAGACGACCAAAGTAAAGAAACAGAAGCTTGGGTACAAGCACAAAATGAATGTACTTCAAACTATTTAAAACAAATTCCTTATATAAATGAACTGAAAGAACGTCTTTCTGAAATTTGGAATTATGAAAAAATTGGTGCCCCTTTTATTGAAGGCGGCTACACTTATTTCTCCAAAAACGATGGTTTGCAAAACCAAAATGTGCTTTACAGGAAAAAAGAAAACGGTAAAGATGAATTGTTTTTAGACCCTAACACCTTTTCTAAAAATGGCACAACCTCGCTAGATGCTTTAAGTTTTTCAAAAGATGGAAGCCTATTAGCCTATTCTATCTCAGAAGGTGGTAGCGATTGGCGAAAAGTAATAATTTTAAATACTGAAACAAAACAACCTATTGAAGACACTTTAATTGACGTTAAATTTACTCAGATTTCTTGGTTCAAAAATGAAGGGTTTTATTATTCTAGTTATGACAAACCAAAAGGCAGCGAACTCTCTGCTAAAACCGATCAGCACAAAGTATATTATCATAAACTTGGAACTTCTCAAAGCGAAGATGCTCTTATTTATGGTGGAAAACCAGAAGAAAAACATCGGTATATTTATGCTAATGTTACTGAAGACAATCGGTATCTAATTATCACACCCCGTATTTCTACATCAGGAAACAAACTCTTTATAAAAGATTTATCAAATAAAAACAGCCCATTAATTACTATCTTAAACCATACGGATAGTGATTCCTATGTAATAGAAAATAAAGGTAGCAAACTATTTATAGTAACCAATCTAAATACGCCAAACAAAAAAATTGTTTCGGTTGATGCTTCAAATCCAACTCCAGACTATTGGGTAGATGTTATTCCAGAAACTGAATTTGTTTTAAACCCATCAAAAGGAAGTGGATATTTCTTTGCAAATTATATGGTTGATGCTATTTCCAAAGTAAAACAATATGATTATCAAGGGAATTTAATTAAAGAGATTGAACTTCCAGGGTTAGGAACCGCCGATGGTTTTAGAGGAAAAGCAGAAGATGCTGTTTTATATTATGTATTTACGAATTACAATACGCCTTCAAATATTTATAAGTTCAACCCAAAAACGGGAAACACATCTTTATATTGGAAACCAAAAATAGAATTTGATAGTGATGCTTACGAAAGTGAACAAGTCTTTTACACTTCAAAAGACGGCACTAAAATCCCGATGATAATTACTCACAAAAAAGGATTAAAACTCAATGATAAAAATCCAACCATTCTTTACGGATATGGTGGTTTCAATATTAGTTTAACACCTGCTTTTAGTATTCCCAATGCGGTTTGGATGGAACAAGGTGGTATTTTAGCCGTACCTAATTTGCGTGGGGGTGGTGAATATGGCAAGAAATGGCACGATGCTGGTACCCAAATGAAAAAACAAAATGTATTTGATGACTTTATAGCAGCTGCGGAATATTTAATTTCAAATAATTATACTTCATCAGATTATCTAGCAATTCGAGGAGGCTCAAACGGAGGCTTACTAGTAGGAGCCGTTATGACGCAACGCCCTAATTTAGCTAAAGTAGCATTGCCTGCCGTTGGTGTATTAGACATGTTGCGATATCACACATTTACAGCTGGAGCTGGCTGGGCATACGATTATGGTACTGCCGAAGATTCTAAAGAAATGTTTGAATATCTTAAAAATTATTCACCAGTGCATAATGTAAAAACAGGCGTCCCATATCCCGCTACTTTAATAACTACAGGCGACCATGACGACCGTGTGGTACCTGCGCATAGTTTTAAATTTGCAGCCGAATTACAGAATAAGCAAACAGGGAACAACCCCACACTCATACGTATTGAAACCGATGCCGGTCATGGCGCAGGAACTCCAGTAAGTAAAACTATTGAACAATATGCCGATGTTTTTGGGTTTACACTATTTAATATGGGGTTTAAAGAGTTACCAAATAAAATAAAAAATTAA
- a CDS encoding M20/M25/M40 family metallo-hydrolase, whose product MKRPLIILLLTLSSFTLFSQAEITETEIKDHIEFLTSEKNAGRYPGGKANKRVVKYLIEAFKEIGLEAFNQDYKQVFEVALRVEKGVKKQPIVKTWNVVGFIKGNDPDLQHEYIVLGAHYDHLGLGGPSSKSEKKNTIHYGADDNASGTAALLEIAEKLINNKEQLKRSVLFIAFGAEEQGLLGSKYFVEHPLVPLSQIKLMINMDMVGRLNTEKQVYMGGAGTFPDGVRFMKELGEYLGLQPIVHSGSVAGSDHVSFYKKGISVLGMHTGGHDQYHTPEDTLDLINLPGEKEVCEYIFQTILAKASSDEAIFFINQD is encoded by the coding sequence ATGAAGAGACCCCTTATTATTTTATTATTAACACTAAGTAGCTTTACACTATTTTCTCAGGCTGAAATTACTGAAACTGAGATTAAAGACCATATTGAATTTTTAACTTCTGAAAAGAATGCAGGGCGATATCCTGGAGGAAAAGCAAATAAGCGTGTTGTTAAATATTTGATAGAGGCATTTAAAGAAATAGGATTGGAAGCTTTTAATCAGGATTATAAGCAAGTTTTTGAGGTAGCCTTGCGAGTAGAAAAAGGAGTAAAAAAACAACCAATAGTAAAAACGTGGAATGTTGTTGGTTTTATTAAAGGGAATGACCCAGATTTGCAACATGAGTACATTGTTTTAGGCGCACATTATGATCATTTAGGACTTGGCGGTCCTTCTTCCAAATCGGAGAAGAAAAATACAATTCATTACGGTGCCGATGATAATGCTAGCGGAACTGCGGCCTTATTGGAAATTGCTGAAAAACTCATAAATAATAAAGAACAGTTAAAAAGAAGTGTTTTGTTTATAGCCTTTGGAGCAGAAGAACAAGGGCTTCTAGGTAGTAAATATTTTGTAGAACATCCTTTAGTACCGCTTTCTCAAATCAAATTAATGATAAATATGGATATGGTCGGGAGATTGAATACTGAAAAACAGGTGTATATGGGTGGTGCAGGAACGTTTCCAGACGGAGTGCGTTTTATGAAAGAATTAGGTGAATATTTAGGACTACAACCCATTGTTCATTCTGGTTCAGTAGCAGGGTCTGATCATGTATCGTTTTATAAAAAAGGGATATCAGTTTTAGGAATGCACACTGGAGGTCACGATCAGTACCATACTCCAGAAGACACATTAGATTTAATTAATTTACCAGGAGAAAAAGAGGTCTGTGAATATATTTTTCAAACCATATTAGCTAAGGCTTCTTCAGATGAGGCTATCTTCTTTATAAACCAAGATTAA
- a CDS encoding aspartate-semialdehyde dehydrogenase, protein MKVAVVGATGMVGEVMLKVLAERNFPITELLLVASERSVGKKLTYKNKEYTVIGLADAVAAKPQIAIFSAGGDTSLEWAPKFAEAGTTVVDNSSAWRMDPTKKLVVPEINAHELTKDDKIIANPNCSTIQMVLALSQLHKKYKMKRVVVSTYQSVSGTGVKAVKQLENEIAGIDGEMAYPYPISRNVIPHCDSFLENGYTKEEMKLAREPQKIFNDKTFSVTATAVRVPTAGGHSEAVNVQFENDFDLADVRQIISSTPGIILQDNTATNSYPMPILAHDKDEVFVGRLRRDESQSNTLNMWIVADNLRKGAATNAVQISEYLIENNLV, encoded by the coding sequence ATGAAAGTAGCTGTAGTTGGTGCCACTGGAATGGTGGGTGAAGTGATGCTAAAAGTTCTTGCAGAACGTAATTTTCCTATAACCGAATTGCTATTGGTAGCATCTGAACGTTCCGTTGGAAAAAAATTGACTTATAAAAATAAAGAATATACCGTAATTGGATTGGCTGATGCAGTGGCGGCAAAACCACAAATTGCTATTTTTTCGGCTGGAGGAGACACCTCTTTAGAATGGGCCCCAAAATTTGCAGAAGCTGGTACTACTGTAGTGGATAATTCTTCTGCTTGGAGAATGGATCCTACTAAAAAATTAGTGGTTCCTGAAATTAATGCACATGAATTAACTAAAGACGATAAAATTATTGCCAATCCGAATTGCTCAACCATTCAAATGGTGTTAGCTTTATCACAACTTCATAAAAAATATAAAATGAAACGTGTTGTGGTTTCCACCTACCAGTCGGTTTCAGGTACGGGTGTTAAAGCTGTTAAACAATTAGAAAATGAAATTGCTGGGATTGACGGAGAAATGGCTTATCCTTACCCAATTAGTCGAAACGTAATTCCTCATTGTGATAGCTTTTTAGAAAATGGTTACACTAAAGAAGAAATGAAATTGGCTAGAGAGCCTCAAAAAATATTTAATGACAAAACATTTTCGGTAACCGCTACGGCGGTTCGTGTTCCTACTGCTGGAGGGCATTCAGAAGCCGTAAATGTTCAGTTTGAAAATGATTTTGATTTGGCTGATGTTAGACAAATAATTAGTAGTACGCCTGGAATTATTTTACAGGATAATACCGCAACCAACTCTTATCCCATGCCTATATTGGCGCACGATAAAGATGAAGTCTTTGTGGGACGATTACGCAGAGACGAATCGCAATCTAACACCTTAAACATGTGGATTGTTGCCGATAATTTACGAAAAGGAGCAGCTACAAATGCTGTTCAAATTAGTGAATATTTAATTGAAAATAATTTAGTATAA
- the mscL gene encoding large conductance mechanosensitive channel protein MscL, which produces MLKEFKEFAMKGNLVDIAVAFVMGAAFNKVVTSFTAGIVSPIIGLIFNSNFNDLKYVITPGVVNDAGEVTGEIAVLYGTFLTSLIDFIIVAFVMFMIIKGINKTKKKEEPAPATPAGPTQEELLIQIRDLLKK; this is translated from the coding sequence ATGCTAAAAGAATTTAAAGAATTTGCAATGAAGGGCAACCTTGTGGATATTGCAGTTGCTTTTGTAATGGGTGCTGCTTTTAACAAAGTAGTCACTTCATTTACTGCTGGAATTGTATCTCCAATAATTGGGTTAATATTTAATTCCAACTTTAATGATTTAAAATATGTTATTACACCAGGAGTTGTTAATGATGCAGGCGAAGTAACTGGTGAAATTGCTGTTCTTTACGGAACTTTCTTAACAAGTTTAATAGACTTTATAATTGTAGCATTCGTTATGTTTATGATTATTAAAGGAATCAATAAGACCAAGAAAAAAGAAGAGCCCGCTCCCGCTACACCAGCAGGACCAACACAAGAAGAATTACTTATACAAATTAGAGATTTACTTAAAAAATAA
- the alr gene encoding alanine racemase has product MPKAQETVLEIDLKALKHNFEHLKSRITNNTKFMAVVKAFAYGNDACEIACYLQNLPVDYFAVAFVHEGVKLRKAGITKPILVLHPQAANFNILIENCLEPNLYNTKILNEFITIASAEKLTDYPIHIKFNTGLNRLGFSENDVNTIAFRVKETSAVKIKSVFSHLAASEDLNERDFTISQIETFKKITEAIATQIGYKPLLHICNTSGILNYPEGHFDMVRSGIGLYGFGNSEKENKNFKPIGTLKTIISQIHDIEKGQSVGYNRAFKTDAFLRTATLPIGHADGIGRQYGKGKGYVIINKQRAYILGNVCMDMIMVDVTNIDCKEGDEVIVFDSNTTAEKLAETANTISYELITAISQRVKRSFVEN; this is encoded by the coding sequence ATGCCTAAAGCTCAAGAAACTGTACTTGAAATCGATTTAAAAGCTTTAAAACATAATTTTGAACATTTAAAATCGAGAATCACCAACAATACTAAATTTATGGCGGTGGTTAAAGCATTTGCCTACGGTAATGACGCTTGTGAAATTGCCTGTTATTTACAAAACTTACCTGTAGATTATTTTGCCGTGGCTTTTGTACATGAAGGTGTAAAACTTAGAAAAGCGGGTATTACCAAACCCATCTTGGTACTGCATCCACAAGCGGCCAATTTTAATATTTTAATAGAAAATTGTTTAGAACCCAATTTATACAATACTAAAATTTTAAATGAATTTATTACAATCGCTTCCGCGGAAAAACTAACCGACTACCCTATTCATATAAAGTTTAACACGGGTTTAAACCGATTGGGGTTTTCTGAAAATGATGTGAATACTATTGCTTTTAGAGTAAAAGAAACTTCTGCCGTAAAAATAAAATCTGTGTTTTCTCATTTAGCAGCAAGCGAAGATTTAAACGAAAGAGATTTCACTATAAGTCAAATAGAAACATTTAAAAAAATCACTGAAGCTATTGCAACGCAAATCGGCTATAAGCCACTGCTTCATATTTGTAATACTTCGGGCATTCTCAACTACCCAGAAGGACATTTTGATATGGTGCGAAGTGGTATTGGACTGTATGGTTTTGGGAATTCAGAAAAAGAAAATAAAAACTTTAAACCTATTGGCACTTTAAAAACCATTATTTCTCAAATACATGACATAGAAAAAGGGCAATCTGTAGGTTACAATCGAGCTTTTAAAACCGATGCCTTTTTAAGAACAGCCACCTTACCTATTGGTCATGCCGATGGTATTGGCAGACAATACGGAAAAGGCAAAGGGTATGTGATAATTAATAAGCAACGGGCTTATATTCTTGGAAATGTGTGTATGGATATGATAATGGTAGATGTTACAAATATTGATTGTAAAGAAGGAGATGAAGTAATTGTTTTTGATTCTAATACCACTGCTGAAAAGTTAGCCGAAACTGCCAACACCATTTCATACGAACTAATAACAGCCATTTCACAACGAGTAAAACGCTCATTTGTTGAGAATTAA
- a CDS encoding thymidine kinase, whose translation MFLENTVNHKEQFGWIEVICGSMFSGKTEELIRRLKRAQFARQKVEIFKPTIDVRYNEDMVVSHDANQIRSTPVPAAANIPILADGCDVVGIDEAQFFDDEIVRVCNDLANKGVRVIVAGLDMDFKGNPFGPMPSLMATAEYVTKVHAVCTRTGNLAQYSYRKSKSDNLVLLGEVDEYEPLSRAAYYKAMTRDKVRNIKVNDDDEVTAKSQNPDA comes from the coding sequence ATGTTTCTCGAAAATACAGTAAATCATAAAGAACAATTTGGATGGATTGAAGTTATCTGTGGCTCAATGTTTTCAGGAAAAACCGAAGAACTTATCCGAAGGCTTAAACGCGCGCAATTTGCAAGACAAAAAGTAGAGATCTTTAAACCTACAATTGATGTGCGTTATAACGAAGACATGGTAGTGTCTCACGATGCCAACCAAATTCGCTCAACACCCGTTCCTGCTGCTGCTAATATTCCTATTTTAGCTGATGGTTGTGATGTGGTTGGCATTGACGAAGCTCAATTTTTTGATGACGAAATTGTACGTGTTTGCAACGATTTAGCCAATAAGGGTGTTCGCGTTATTGTGGCCGGACTTGATATGGATTTTAAAGGCAACCCCTTTGGCCCCATGCCTAGTTTAATGGCTACCGCCGAATATGTTACCAAAGTACACGCCGTTTGTACCAGAACAGGCAATTTAGCGCAATACAGTTACCGGAAATCGAAAAGTGATAATTTAGTTTTATTAGGCGAAGTTGATGAATACGAGCCCTTAAGCAGAGCTGCTTATTATAAAGCTATGACGCGCGACAAAGTTAGAAATATCAAGGTTAATGATGATGATGAAGTGACTGCAAAATCCCAAAATCCCGATGCCTAA